The genomic region ATTCCGATAGGAGTGGAACGGAGAAAAGACTGAGTAGGAGGAAGGTTTTTGGGGAGGTCATGACTTGGCTAAACCCGATTGGCGCATTTGGACAAATTGTTAGCAAACTTCATACCGCTCGACAGAAACTGTATTAAGTTGAGAGGATTCATACAGTTGAGTGTTGAGCGTTGTACACTCGCTCATCTTTCGGTATCTATAAATTATATAATTCTGAGTTTATCTTAAGCATATTCTTTGACTCCAAAAGTAACAAGGATCCATATCACAGATTGTTGAAATTCAAGCTATAACCAGTTGCCCACCAGAACGAAAGGAGCCCAGTAGTAGGGATGTTGATAGGGTTCTTGTTTGAGTAGGGAGAGTTGGGCTTGGCGAAGGGCTTCGGCTCGGTTGGTTTTCGCGATCGCGAACTGGCGATACAATTCAACCATCATCTCAGTAGTCGATCGATCGTTGACTGACCAGAGGGTTGCAATGGTGCTGCGCGCGCCAGAACGCACCGCGAGTCCTGCTAATCCCAGTGCCGCGCGATCGTCTCCAGAGGCGGTTTGACAGGCGCTGAGGACGAGAAGTTCGAGGGGGGTTTCCCCCTGTTGTCCCCGGTGTTTGAGCAGTTGAGCGAGTTCGTTGACATCCATGGGTTTATCCCAGGCGAGAAGGAAGGTATCTTCGGACTTGGAGCTGAATTGACCGTGGGTGGCGAGGTGAATTGCGGGAGTGGGGAGATTTTGAATTAGGGTTTCGAGATTCGTGCTGGTGAATTGTTCGTCTAGGAGAATCTTTGAGGGAACTTTGCTTGTAATCTGCTCGATTTCGCGAGAAACACCCGGCAATGCCGAAAAACCATGACGTGCGACCGTTAACCCTCCGGCGACGGATCTCAGTTCGATGTTTTGGAGCGATCGCGGTTCTAAGAGTTGCAGTCCTGGAGTGAGGGCGACGCTATAGTTTTCAATCAGGTAATGTTCGCCGTCGTAAAGTGCTGCCATTGGCAGATTCCGCAGTCCGCCATCGAGGACAAAAACGAGGGTTTTAATCTCCTGCTGGGCGAGTTCGCTTTCCAGGGGACGAACGATCCAATCGTACAGGGTTTGCGAGAGACGCAATCGCCGCTTGTCGGAGAGTGCTGGGTTCATCGACGCGCGTAGGTTGCGAAGGGTCTGTTCAATTTCCTCTTGGGGAAGGAGGGTTTCGTAGCTTTTTAGGGGTTGTCCGGGGAGGGAGAGAATAACGGCGAGGCGATCGCGCAAAATAATGGGATAAATGACCGCAGCCGCGCGATCGCGTCCGTTGATGATCGTATCGATTTGTTCCGCTTTGGCATCGAGACAGGCGGTGCGGAAGAAGTTTTCCAGTTCCGCCAATTGTAGGGATTCGATGACATTGCGCGCTTGACGGAGGTTATCGGGGGAAGGGGATTTGAGCAACAAACTGACTAAATGGCGATAGATGGGTTCGATTTCTTCTTGAAAGGAGAAGCGCACGTCGGGGTTCATTGCCGCGAGATCGCCGCGCAGGGATTGCAGGATTTTGAAAGCTTCCTTATTCGCCGCGATCGCGCTTTTCATCTCTCCTTCTTTCGCTAAAATTCGCGCGAGTTGCCATTGCCATTGATAGGCAATATCCGTTGCCTGGATTTGTTGCGACAGGTTTAAGGCTTTTTGAGTCAAATTTTGAGCTTCTTGTAATTGTTGCTGCTGTTCGTAGAGTTTCCCCAAAGTTCCCAGGGCAAAGGATTCCGCGCGAATATCTTGCAATTGTTTGGCTTTGTTAGCTGCCCCAGCGAGTTGCCGCGCGATCTCGCCGGGACGAAGCATCTCTGCCATACTTGTGGCTTGTTGCGCTAATTGCATCGCACTCTCGGCAAAATTCACCTGAGCGTAAATCGCATCGCGACTGGGGGGCAATCGATCGAGGTTTGCTTGAATTTGCGGTAGTAATTGCCGTACCTCAGAACCCGGCGGAACTCCAATAACAAGGCGCAGTTGATTGAGTTGTGCTTCGAGTTGATTGAGGGGATGGGCAGAACGTTGAATGGCTTGTTGATAGTATTGCAGTGCCGCTTCAGTCGCGTCGAGCATTCGGGCAGCATTCCCCAAACTCAATAAAATCGCAGCGCATTCCTCTGTCATCTCCAATCTTTGCGCGATCGCGAGACTTTGTTTTAAAACTTCTTGAGACTCTTCAATATTCCCCACCATTTGCATCACAATCCCTAAATTGTGCAATCCCGCCACTTTAATTGAAGAGTCAGACTGTTTGCTGAGTTGGGTTTGAACATTTTCGAGCAATTTGCGCGATCGCTGGAACATCCCCAAACTTTGCAAGGCTTGCGCTTGGTTGATTTGGCTGCCTAAAACCCCCGTGTCGTCCCCGGCATCGCCGTAGGCGCGTTCGGCAGTTTGCCAAGTTTTAAGCGCAGCTTCTGCTTGCCCTGCGGACAGTTGCAAGCGACCTTGCACATTCAAGGCTTGACCCAAAAGGATCGCGTTGGGGTTAGTTTGCAAGAGTTCTAAGCTTTTCGCGATCGCGGAACGGGCTTTTTCCCACTCTCCTAAATTTTGATACGCCAAGGAGAGATAATTCAGGGCGACCGCTTGGTTGGGAATATCCCCCACCTGTTCGTAACGCTGTGCGGCTCGCTGCCAAGTCACAACGGCTTCTGATAAACGTCCCGCATCATAACTTGCTTTTCCGCGATCGAGCAGTGCGGAGAGTTCTGAGGTTGCAATGGCTTGAGATTGAGGAAAAATAGAAGATTTTGACTCAAAATGGCGCGCCGTAGCAGGTGCAGTCACCAACAAAAAACCACACAAAACCAATCCTAAAAAAGAGAGAAACTTCCGATTATTCCTGGAAAATTTACCAATCCAAAAGATTGAGAACAGTCTAAAAGGAGTGTAATTAGAAATGCGTAAGTTTAGTTTCATAAGACCCGTCCAACAATAAAATCGAGTTTCAAACTTATTAATGGATTCGGTCTATTGTTCTACTCCAAATCCGCCTCATCCAGCTCGATCCCCATTTCCCTCAAGCGTTCTGCTAATCGAGTAGCTTTTTGCTCCGCGCGATCGGCACGTTGTTTCTCTTGTTCTGCACGCTGTCTTTCCACCTCCGCTTTCTCATCGCCAATCAATAACAAATTTCCTTCAAAATCCCACCACCGCAGCCATAATTGAGTTTGATTTTGGTAAGTTCCGTGCCACAGACCCAGTTCGACTCCCAAGGGCGCGATCGCGTAACGACTATTCCCATTGGGATGCAGCCGTTGATAGGAAAAATCCTGCAAGTGATATACCTCTAGTCTTCCCGTTTTAATCTCATAAATTCCATAGTAGGGAATGCGAATAATCTGTTCGTACACCCAAAACTTTCCTGGTCGAGTCGTTTCCCCTCCCATCGAGACAGATAAAGGGGTTGCATCCCGCTCCGGGGAACCATCGCCACTGGCAAATTCCAAAGCAATCAAAGGCGCTCTCAGCTCTCGCCAGAAGACGTAAGAACGGCGAATTTCCCCATTCAGCAAAGGGGGGACGTTGGGAACGTAAAACCAATCTGGAGCTTCTGCACCTCGCTCTGGGGGATCGGTTTGTCGCCAATAAATGCCGCAGTCTTGACCGATCGCGTACTGACCGTCAGGATGGCATTGTTGCAAAATTGAGCCGATCGAATCGGTTAATAGAATACTTTGAGGATGCTCTTGAAAATTTTTCACGAACGTACCGTCTGATTCTGGCAATTGGGTATGATCCAGAAGGGGAGAAAGCGACTCAATAGGGGTTGCAATTTCTGTCATGGCGAGAATTTAGATGAATATAGCTGAATGTTTGCTACACAGAATTATTGGCAAACTATCAGGTCGGCTTTCTTCATTTTATTGCAGAATATTTGAAGCATTCAGCTATTTGCCATATCCAATCACGTAAAATTGCAAGTGTCATTGCGCGATCGCGAAAACTTAAGCATTTCTTGGACTCATAGGGTGCATTTTCTATTCCCTATCCTCTTAAGCTGTAAGTTGTGTACCTCACCAGATAAGGGAACGCTATATGTATAGATTCAGAATACAGATTGTCAGCAAGTCTGCATTGATTCGTTTGGCGAAACTCCTTGGTATTTTGCTAATTCTGGTAATTGGGGTATGGTTCCTCATGTTTCAGATGCCAGGACAAAACTATTCAGGACAGCTTCTACCCCTGCAAGAAGAGGAAATTACTCTCCAAAAATCCCTGCAACAAGATATTCAAACTATTGCGGTTGATCTTGGCATACGCAATATTACTCACTACGAAAATCTCAATAAAACAAGAAATTTCTTAGAAAATTCTTTGACTCAAGCTGGCTATGAAGTGAAACGACAAACCTATAAAATCAATGACCAGTCTTTCTATAATTTAGCAGTTGAAAGATTGGGAACCGAACACCCCGAAGAAATAGTATTGATTGGCGGTCATTATGATTCAGCCTTTAGCAGTCCCGGTGCGAATGATAATGCAACAGGAGCAGCAGCCACTCTTGAATTAGCAAAGCTCTTTGCTCAAAAATCTGCCAAACGAACAATTCGTTTTGTTGAATTTACTAATGAAGAGCCTCCTTTCTTTCAGACAGAAAATATGGGTAGCTTAGTCTATGCCGAGCAATTACATCAAGATAAAGAAAAGATAGTGGCGATGTTAAGCCTAGAAACAATGGGTTATTTCTCCAATATTGCAGGCAGTCAAAAATACCCCTTTCCTCTCGATTTGTTGTATCCCAATCGAGGTGATTTTATTAGTTTTGTTGGTAACCTCAACTCTAGAAAATTAGTCCGAAGAACGATTAAGTCATTTCGCGATCGCGCTCGTTTTCCATCGGAAGGAGCCGCTCTACCCAGTTGGATTCCTGGCGTTGGCTGGTCGGATCAATGGTCTTTTTGGCAGCAGGGAAATCCAGGAATTATGATTACGGATACAGCTCCTTACCGCTATCCGTACTACCACACCGAGCAAGATACTCCCGATAAAATTAATTTTGATAAGTTGGCGAGAGTTGTTGCTGCTTTAGCAGAAGTTATCTCCGATCTAGCTGAATAAAAGAATACAGAGGAAAAACGCATCTCATTTGTCTAATACGCTTCGATCGAAGGACGGTATCTCTGTATGATTAGCTCGAAGAAGCGGAATTATTATTTTTCTAAGTGTGTTTGTTTTCGCACCCTGTACCCTAGACGATGGTAAAGTAGCCACAAGAATCCACTTGGGGGACAAGTTTGCCCCAAATTCCCGAACTTATGACCCTAACCAAACTCCCAGCAACAAAAACGAACAAAAGACCCAACAGAAACCTTTTGTTTGAACGCATCATGGCACTGTTGGCGACGCTCAACTATCTTTTGGTGCTGTTCGACTTAACCTATATTCCATTGCGAAATTTCTGGTTGCAGGGGAGAGTTCAGGGGTTTGTGAAACTGGGGAATACTGAGTGGACAATTCCCAAGGAACCTTTGATCCTTCCGATGCTTCCGATTACGGATTGGTACGATTGGGTCAAGGGAATCGAACCCAACCAAGATACCGAAGCTTATCTGAATCAAGTCGATACCCTCGAAAAGGCAGTGGTGGGCAAACCGTTACAATCTCCAGAAATTGAGGCGATTTTGGCGGATTTGCGCCGTCAGAGCGTCGAGATGATCGATACAAATCCGTTTCAGGTTGCCAATAAAACCGGGACTCTAGAAAAGGTTAAAAATGAGATGCGCGATCGCGTCTTTGGGACAGAACAAGCTTCTTCTAAAGATGCTTTCGAGCAGTTCTGGAGTCTTGACAACTTAAATGGCGAAAGCTACGGGGATGAAATTGCCTTTTTTAATCGCAAAATTCGCCCCCTAATGGAAACGAACTACTACCGTCCCATTGGTGAAAATGGCGAACCTGTCAATAATTTTGGCTTGCTGGACTTTCCCTTTTTCTTGATTTTTGCCCTAGAATTTCTCGGACGCACTTGGTTCATCAGTCGCCATCGCACGGGGGTTAGTTGGCTGGATGCCATGACCTGGCGTTGGTACGATGTTCTTCTGCTCATTCCCGTATTCCGTTGGTTGCGAATTATTCCCGTTGTCATCCGCCTCAATCAAGCCCAATTGATCGATCTTCACAAAATTCAACGTCAAGCCAGCCAAGGATTTGTGGCGGGGATTGCTGAAGATGTCACCGAAGTTGTGGTGGTCAATGTCCTCAACCAAGCTCAAGCGGCAATTCACCAAGGAGACGTTGCCAAATTCCTTTCTGAAAGCACCCGGAAAACCTACATCGACCTCAACGATATCAATGAAACCGCAGAAATTGTCAAACTGCTGTTGCAACTCACCGTCAATCAAGTTCTCCCCACCATTAAGCCCGATCTCGAAGCGCTCTTGCAATACAGCATTGGCAAAGCCATCTCCGATAATCCCGCATACCAAGGCGCGCAAGTCCTTCCCGGTGTCGAATCGTTAAAAATCAATCTCAGCAAGCAACTCGCCCAAGGACTCTACCAAGCCCTTTACGAGGGTGCAAAAGGACTAACCCAAACCGATCCCGTCTTTGACGAACTCCTTCAGCGCCTCACAGACAATCTTGCAGAGTCCCTCAGTTCGGAAATGCAGGCGCAACAAAGCCTAGACCAATTGGAATATTTATTGAATGCTTTGATTGAAGAGGTGAAAGTCAACTACGTTCAACGCTTATCTGAAGAAGACATCGAAGCGCTGCTCGACCAAACCAGAGCGCTGCGTCAAGTCAAGCAAACCTAAGCTGATTTTAATTTGGTAGAATGAACAAAGCAACAGACTCCCTCGCGAGTCTGTTGAGGTTTGTTGAGACATCACTTTTCGTGGAAGTGGGGAAATAACCCGCTTTTTTTGTTGTTTGCCGTAATGACTCATCCTTTAATTCCAAAAATCATCGAACTCGCAGCACCAATTGCCGAACAACTGGACTTGGAATTGGTTGATGTTGTGTTTCAGACGAATAAAAGACCTCCCGTACTGCGGGTTGATATTCGCAACCGGGCGACAGATACCAGCTTGGAAGATTGCGAACGGATGAGTCGGGCCCTAGAAGAACATTTAGATGCAACGCAAGCGATCCCCGATGCTTACGTGCTGGAAATTTCTAGTCCTGGGGTTTCTCGGCAACTCACAACCGAACGAGAATTTATCGCTTTTAAAGGATTTCCGGTGTTGGTGAAGACCTACGGTCCTTATGAAGGCAAGAAGGAATGGCGAGGGAACCTCAAGGGTCGAGATGAGGAAGCCGTACATCTCAATCAAAAAGGGCGCGCGATCGCGATTCCCCGTAATATCGTTGCAAAAGTCCAACTGGACGACTCTCGTTAGAGGACAAAACCAGACGCACCGCTGTCAAAACAGCTTCAGCCCACAGCAAGCGTCTCGATTCCCCAACGAGTTATTCATTATCGAATTTTAGGAGGTTTGGTTATGTCACTGGTGAGCTTACCGGGTTTAAAAGAGATGATCGACGAAATAAGTAGGGGTCACAACCTACCGAAATCTGCGGTTCAAGAAGCGCTGCGAGAAGCGCTGATCAAAGGATACGAGCGCTATCGTCGCTCCCAGCAAATGAACAATCGTCAGCCCTTTAGCGACGACTATTTTGAAAACTTTGAGGTCGAACTCGATACCGAAGAAGAAGGATTCCGCATTCTCTCGAAAAAATTGATCGTAGAGGAAATTGCCAACACCGACCATCACATTGCCCTCAAAGAAGTTCAGGAAGTTACCTCCGAAGCGCAAGTCGGCGACTCGGTGGTTCTTGATGTCACTCCAGATCAAAAAGAATTCGGACGCATGGCAGCAATTCAAACCAAACAAGTTTTGCTGCAAAAACTACGAGATCAACAGCGCAAAATCATTCAAGAAGAATTTCAAGACCTCGAAGGCACGGTTTTGCAAGCGCGGGTGCTGCGTTTCGAGCGACAATCGATCATCATGGCAGTCACAAGCGGCTACGGACAGCCAGAAGTAGAGGCAGAATTGCCCAAGCGGGAACAACTGCCCAACGATAACTATCGCGCCAACGCTACCTTTAGGGTTTTTCTCAAAAAAGTGCGAGACGGTTCTAATCGAGGTCCCCAACTGATTGTTTCCCGTGCGGCTGCGGGTTTGGTGGTCTATTTGTTCGCCAATGAAGTTCCCGAAATTGAAGATGAAGTCGTGCGGATTGTTGCGGTTGCTCGCGAAGCCAATCCCCCTTCTCGCTACGTGGGTCCTCGCACGAAAATTGCGGTCGATACCCTTGAGAGAGATGTAGACCCCGTGGGTGCTTGTATCGGAGCCAGGGGATCGCGCATTCAAGCAGTGGTCAACGAACTGCGAGGGGAAAAAATCGATGCCATTCGCTGGTCTCCCGACCCCGCAACCTATATTGCCAATGCCCTTTCTCCCGCTCAAGTCGAACAAACCCTTTTAATCAATCCCGAAGAGCGGCAAGCCCTGGTTTTAGTGGCAGAAAATCAACTGAGTTTGGCGATTGGGAAAGAAGGGCAAAATGTTCGTCTTGCGGCTCGTTTAACGGGATGGAAAATTGATATTAAAGATGCAGCAAAGTATAATCCGCAAACTGAGGAACAAAAGCCCGAGGAAGTTCCTCTGGGGGAAGTCGATTTGGTCTTAGAGGAGGAACAAAAAGGGGACGAAGAGATTAAACTAGAAACAAGGGAAGAAGAGTAAGAGGGCGTGGAAATTTGAATTTCGCGCGCCAACTCCTTGAGAATTGACCGCTTCCCCTTTACATGAAACCCAATTATCGGCGTTGCATCAGTTGCCGCAAGGTAGCCTCTAAAGAATTCTTCTGGCGAATTGTCCGGGTCTATCCATCTCGAAAGGTACAATTAGACCAGGGGATGGGGCGCTCGGCTTACCTCTGTCCTCAAGAGACTTGTCTGAGAGCAGCTCAACAAAAAAAACGCTTGAGTCGCTCCCTCAGAACAACAGTACCCGACGAGGTGTATCAGCAATTGTGGTTGCGGCTGAGGGCAATCGAGAATAACCCGGACAACTAAAAAATCTCTTAGAAAGAAAAAGTTAGCGGTAAACTAATAAGCGCGATCGCGATTTTCATCAACTCTTAAGGAACTCAATTGTAGCTTAATTATTTTTCAAGCAAATCGCTACCAAAAAAACACCAAACAGATCGACAACATGGGGCATAGTGGATGAACAACGGAAAAACTAGAATTTACGAATTATCAAAGGAATTGAATCGAGATAACAAGGATATTTTGGAAATCTGCGAGCGGCTCAACATTGCCGTCAAAAGTCATAGCAGTACGATCACCGACGCTCAAGTCGAACGGATTCGAGCAGAAGCCAAGCGTTACCCAGCGAGCAAAAATCATGGCTCTTCGAGCGCGGCAACTGAAGAAAAAAAACCCTCTTCGGTGAAGGCAAAGCGACCTTCAGGCTCTCGCAAGCCTCAAATCCGAGAAATTCTCAAATCCAACGACCCGCGTTCTTCAAGGGATTCCCAAACCGGAGGGAAGGCAACAACATTGGCAACTCCCCCTCGTCCGCCCGTCAAACCCCAAATCGTTTCTCCCTCCGCCGCCAGCAACCCGCCTGAAGTCGATCAACCCTCAGACAACTCTGAATCTAGCTCAGAAACAAACTTGACTCAAATTAGCAAAACTCAACCTCAAACATTGGTCACCGAGCGAGAGGAAGTCGATTCCCCTCAACTCCTTTCTCCTCCCCCAAGACCCTCTAAGGGGAAACCTCCGCTTTCTCGAGAAGACCGACCCACCATCAAAAAACCCAAGAAAAAATCTCAAATCACCGCTTCTGACAAAGGTGAAGCGAGCAGTGAGGTAGTGGGGACTCCCTCCGGTTTAACAACCAACAAACCACAACCGCCCAGGAAACCGATCCTGTCCCCACCGCCAAGACCCAATAATGCCGGCAAACCAGCAGTAGCAGACTCCTCTGACCTAGAACAAGAAGACGGCGCTAGTGAAGAAAATGGCACCATCGAGTTAGCGGAAAAACCCAAACTCAAGCGACCTACTCCGCCTCGCCAAAGCAAGCGGAAAGATTGGGAAGAGGAAGAAGAGGAAGACAAAGACATCAAGGGCAAATCCGGTAAGGTCAGCAAAGTCTCTAAATCCGGAAGTAAGACCAAACGTCGCTCTCAGCAAGTCGTATTTGAAGATGATGACTTTGATAGCGAGTCGAGCGATCGGACTGCATCGCCGACAGCCGCAAGTTTATCCGTGGCTCGACCGCCCAAACCCCCCTCTCTCTCGCGCGCGACAGCGCCATCCGGGAGCAGTCCGAGTAAAGTAAAAAGACCTACTCCGAAAGGAGAAGGCAGTTCGGGACGGAACGATCGTCAAGACAGACGGCGCGGGGAGAAAAAGCCCGTTGCGCCCAACGTTCCAGAACTGATTGAGCTTCCTGAAAGCTTGACGCTGCGGGAATTAGCAGAGTTGCTCAATACCCCAGAAACAGAAATCATTACGAAACTGTTTATCAAAGGAATCGCGGTTAACATCACCCAAACCATCGACCGCAACACAGCAAAAGTCGTTGCAGAAGAATTGGGAGTAGCCGTTGAAATTCCCGAAACAAAATCGGCAGCGACGAAAACCACAGAAATGCTGGATGAAGCAGACTTAGAAAGCCTGCAACGCCGTCCTCCCGTTGTTACGATCATGGGACACGTCGATCACGGTAAAACGACCCTGCTCGACTCCATTCGCAAAACCAAAGTGGCTCAAGGAGAAGCCGGAGGCATCACCCAACATATTGGGGCGTACCATGTGGATGTGGAACACAACGGTAAAGACGAGCAGATTGTTTTCCTCGACACTCCCGGTCACGAAGCTTTCACCGCTATGCGAGCCAGG from Lusitaniella coriacea LEGE 07157 harbors:
- a CDS encoding CHAT domain-containing protein, with translation MKLNLRISNYTPFRLFSIFWIGKFSRNNRKFLSFLGLVLCGFLLVTAPATARHFESKSSIFPQSQAIATSELSALLDRGKASYDAGRLSEAVVTWQRAAQRYEQVGDIPNQAVALNYLSLAYQNLGEWEKARSAIAKSLELLQTNPNAILLGQALNVQGRLQLSAGQAEAALKTWQTAERAYGDAGDDTGVLGSQINQAQALQSLGMFQRSRKLLENVQTQLSKQSDSSIKVAGLHNLGIVMQMVGNIEESQEVLKQSLAIAQRLEMTEECAAILLSLGNAARMLDATEAALQYYQQAIQRSAHPLNQLEAQLNQLRLVIGVPPGSEVRQLLPQIQANLDRLPPSRDAIYAQVNFAESAMQLAQQATSMAEMLRPGEIARQLAGAANKAKQLQDIRAESFALGTLGKLYEQQQQLQEAQNLTQKALNLSQQIQATDIAYQWQWQLARILAKEGEMKSAIAANKEAFKILQSLRGDLAAMNPDVRFSFQEEIEPIYRHLVSLLLKSPSPDNLRQARNVIESLQLAELENFFRTACLDAKAEQIDTIINGRDRAAAVIYPIILRDRLAVILSLPGQPLKSYETLLPQEEIEQTLRNLRASMNPALSDKRRLRLSQTLYDWIVRPLESELAQQEIKTLVFVLDGGLRNLPMAALYDGEHYLIENYSVALTPGLQLLEPRSLQNIELRSVAGGLTVARHGFSALPGVSREIEQITSKVPSKILLDEQFTSTNLETLIQNLPTPAIHLATHGQFSSKSEDTFLLAWDKPMDVNELAQLLKHRGQQGETPLELLVLSACQTASGDDRAALGLAGLAVRSGARSTIATLWSVNDRSTTEMMVELYRQFAIAKTNRAEALRQAQLSLLKQEPYQHPYYWAPFVLVGNWL
- a CDS encoding Uma2 family endonuclease; translation: MTEIATPIESLSPLLDHTQLPESDGTFVKNFQEHPQSILLTDSIGSILQQCHPDGQYAIGQDCGIYWRQTDPPERGAEAPDWFYVPNVPPLLNGEIRRSYVFWRELRAPLIALEFASGDGSPERDATPLSVSMGGETTRPGKFWVYEQIIRIPYYGIYEIKTGRLEVYHLQDFSYQRLHPNGNSRYAIAPLGVELGLWHGTYQNQTQLWLRWWDFEGNLLLIGDEKAEVERQRAEQEKQRADRAEQKATRLAERLREMGIELDEADLE
- a CDS encoding M28 family peptidase; protein product: MYRFRIQIVSKSALIRLAKLLGILLILVIGVWFLMFQMPGQNYSGQLLPLQEEEITLQKSLQQDIQTIAVDLGIRNITHYENLNKTRNFLENSLTQAGYEVKRQTYKINDQSFYNLAVERLGTEHPEEIVLIGGHYDSAFSSPGANDNATGAAATLELAKLFAQKSAKRTIRFVEFTNEEPPFFQTENMGSLVYAEQLHQDKEKIVAMLSLETMGYFSNIAGSQKYPFPLDLLYPNRGDFISFVGNLNSRKLVRRTIKSFRDRARFPSEGAALPSWIPGVGWSDQWSFWQQGNPGIMITDTAPYRYPYYHTEQDTPDKINFDKLARVVAALAEVISDLAE
- the rimP gene encoding ribosome maturation factor RimP, whose translation is MTHPLIPKIIELAAPIAEQLDLELVDVVFQTNKRPPVLRVDIRNRATDTSLEDCERMSRALEEHLDATQAIPDAYVLEISSPGVSRQLTTEREFIAFKGFPVLVKTYGPYEGKKEWRGNLKGRDEEAVHLNQKGRAIAIPRNIVAKVQLDDSR
- the nusA gene encoding transcription termination factor NusA; translation: MSLVSLPGLKEMIDEISRGHNLPKSAVQEALREALIKGYERYRRSQQMNNRQPFSDDYFENFEVELDTEEEGFRILSKKLIVEEIANTDHHIALKEVQEVTSEAQVGDSVVLDVTPDQKEFGRMAAIQTKQVLLQKLRDQQRKIIQEEFQDLEGTVLQARVLRFERQSIIMAVTSGYGQPEVEAELPKREQLPNDNYRANATFRVFLKKVRDGSNRGPQLIVSRAAAGLVVYLFANEVPEIEDEVVRIVAVAREANPPSRYVGPRTKIAVDTLERDVDPVGACIGARGSRIQAVVNELRGEKIDAIRWSPDPATYIANALSPAQVEQTLLINPEERQALVLVAENQLSLAIGKEGQNVRLAARLTGWKIDIKDAAKYNPQTEEQKPEEVPLGEVDLVLEEEQKGDEEIKLETREEE
- a CDS encoding YlxR family protein, with translation MKPNYRRCISCRKVASKEFFWRIVRVYPSRKVQLDQGMGRSAYLCPQETCLRAAQQKKRLSRSLRTTVPDEVYQQLWLRLRAIENNPDN
- the infB gene encoding translation initiation factor IF-2, with the translated sequence MNNGKTRIYELSKELNRDNKDILEICERLNIAVKSHSSTITDAQVERIRAEAKRYPASKNHGSSSAATEEKKPSSVKAKRPSGSRKPQIREILKSNDPRSSRDSQTGGKATTLATPPRPPVKPQIVSPSAASNPPEVDQPSDNSESSSETNLTQISKTQPQTLVTEREEVDSPQLLSPPPRPSKGKPPLSREDRPTIKKPKKKSQITASDKGEASSEVVGTPSGLTTNKPQPPRKPILSPPPRPNNAGKPAVADSSDLEQEDGASEENGTIELAEKPKLKRPTPPRQSKRKDWEEEEEEDKDIKGKSGKVSKVSKSGSKTKRRSQQVVFEDDDFDSESSDRTASPTAASLSVARPPKPPSLSRATAPSGSSPSKVKRPTPKGEGSSGRNDRQDRRRGEKKPVAPNVPELIELPESLTLRELAELLNTPETEIITKLFIKGIAVNITQTIDRNTAKVVAEELGVAVEIPETKSAATKTTEMLDEADLESLQRRPPVVTIMGHVDHGKTTLLDSIRKTKVAQGEAGGITQHIGAYHVDVEHNGKDEQIVFLDTPGHEAFTAMRARGTRVTDIAILVVAADDGVQPQTKEAISHAKAAGVPIVVAINKIDKAEAEPDRIKQELTEQELISEEWGGDTIMVPVSAINGENLDSLLEMILLVAEVEQLEANPNRLAKGTVIEANLDKAKGPVATLLVQNGTLRVGDSIVAGSAFGKIRAMIGDRGDRVEVASPSFAVEILGLNDIPGAGDEFEVFDSEKVARTTADKRAATQRESRLQRAMTSRRVTLSSLSAQAQEGELKELNLVIKTDVQGSLEAILSSLQQLPQNEVQIRIIYASPGEVTETDVDLAAASGAIVVGFNTALASGARQAADREGVDINEYTIIYNLLDEIQAAMEGLLEPEQVEEPLGTVEVRAVFPVGKGSVAGCYVLSGKVVRNKRMRVRRGKEIVYEGTVDSLKRMKENEQEVKTGFECGIGASKFSDWKVGDIIEAYQMAFKRRTLSAN